The Burkholderia sp. NRF60-BP8 genomic sequence ATCTGCAGGACCTTCGAGCCGAGGCTCGCCATTTCCAGCATCTCCTCGAACGTGACGCGATCGAGGCGGCGCGCCTCTTCGACGACACGCGGATCGGTCGTGTAGACGCCGTCGACGTCGGTATAGATCAGGCACTCCTCGGCACCCAGCGCGGCCGCCACCGCCACCGCGGACGTGTCCGAGCCGCCACGGCCGAGCGTCGTGATGTGACCGTCCGGGTCGACGCCCTGGAAGCCCGTGATGATCACGACCTTGCCCGCGTTCAGATCGTCCTTCACGCGCTCGTCGTCGATCGAGTGAATGCGTGCTTTCGTGAATGCGCTGTCGGTCTTGATCGGCACTTGCCAGCCGGCATAGCTCACGGCCTCGACGCCGATTTCCTGCAGCGCGATCGACAGCAGGCCGACGCTGACCTGCTCGCCGGTCGACGCGATCATGTCGAGCTCACGCGGGCTCGGCTGGCTCGAAATCTCTTTCGCAAGACCGAGCAGACGGTTGGTTTCGCCGGACATCGCCGACGGCACGACCACCATCTGGTGCCCGGCCTGATGCCATTTTGCGACGCGTTTCGCGACGTTCTTGATGCGCTCGACCGAGCCCATCGAAGTGCCGCCGTATTTGTGTACGATGAGTGCCATTGTCGTTCTGAACTGGAGGAGAAACCGCACGGGCGCGCTGGGCAGGCCGCGGAGCCGTTCGGTCACGCGGCTTGTGGCTGTGGACGGACGACGAGGGGGACGGCTGGGACGCAACACGCAAGCGTGACGGATTTTGCCCGGAAGGCCGATCAGGCCGCGCAAACCGGGTACGTCACGCGGAAAACCTGCACAAAACGCTCAAAAATCGAGCCGAGCAAACGACCGAGCGTACCCGATAGAAGCCCGCTTGACAAGCCGCGCACCGTGTCGACGGCCGTTCCGGCGCTGTTTACCAAATGGTGAAAAGGGTCCGCCGTCGCGCCGCCGGCAGCCCGCCGCCGCTAGGCGATCAGCAGGTCCGGGCGCCATTCGATCCGGCGCCATGCGGGGGATGCGGGGGCGCCGGGCGCCGCGTCCTCGGGCACGTCGATGTCGCGATTGACGCCCAGCCGCGGCACGTAGATCAGTCGGTCGCCCGCGAACAGCAGCGGCACGTCGCGCTGCCACGCCGGCACGCCGCGCTCCTGGAACAGATTCTTCAGCGTCCGGCCCGGCCCGCCCGGCGACGTACGCATCCGTTCGCCGCCGGCCCGGGTGCGCACCGCCAGTCGCGCGCCGCGCAGCAGTGCCTCCGGCACCGCGTCTGCGCTGCCCGCGTCGGCCGGCGCGAACACGAACGTGCCGCGCCATCCCGGCAGGCGCCACACTTCCTGTCCGTCCCAGGCGAGCGCCGCCTCCGGTTGCGGCGTGCCCGTACCGTCGTCGGCCGGTTCGCTGCTGTCGCCCGCTTCCCAGTAGACGACATCGCGATAGAGCCGCAGGCACTGCCCCGCATGATCGACGCGCAGCGCATGCGCGTCGCGCGCCGCGCGCAGTTGCCGCATCATGTTGGCCAGCCGGGCAGCCGACGCGCCCGGCAAACCGAGCCGACGCATCCAGAAGCGCAGCAGGTTCGCGCCTCGCGTGTCGTCGAACGCGACCAGCGCATCGCGCGACAGCGCCCGACCGTCGTCGCGCGCGGCGACGGCGAAATCCAGCTCGGCCAGATCGTCGAGCAGCCGCTGAGCGGCCGCCGCATGCTGGGCCGCGCGACCAAGCGCGTCGCGAAAGCCCGGGAAATGCACGGCCAGCGCCGGCAGCACGTCGATGCGCAGCGCATTGCGCGCATAGCGCGTATCGCCGTTCGATTCGTCGTCGATCCACGCGAGCGCGTGCTGCTCCGCATAGCGCTCGAGTTGTGCGCGCAACAGTCGCAGCAATGGACGCACACGCTCGATGCGCGTGCCGTCGGGGCGATAACGCGGCGCCATCGCGGCAAGCCCCGCGATTCCCGCCCCGCGCAACAGTTGCAGCAGCACCGTTTCCGCCTGGTCGTCCGCATGTTGCGCGAGCCACAACGCCGCCACGCCGTGGCGCTCGCCCATCTCGTCGAGCGCCGCGTAGCGACGCTCGCGCGCGGTCGCCTCGAGACCGAGCCCGCTGTCGCGCGGCACGTCGACGCGCATCGATTCGAATGCGACACCGAGCTGCGCCGCTTGCGCTTCGGCATGCGCGACCCATGCATCGGCGTTCGCGCTCAGGCCGTGATGCACGTGCAGCGCGACACAGCGCGATGCGCCCGCGACGCGCACGGCCGCATCGAGCAGCACCGTCGAATCCAGGCCGCCGCTGTAGGCGATCGCGATGCGCGCATCCGGCGGCAGGCCGGAAAGCGCAACGCCGACCGCGTCGAATACGACACGGTCGGCGGAAAATTCGTTGGGCGGGATCACGAGCGGGACGCGCGCGCAGCGGCGCGCGAATCGAATACGCAGCCGGTCATGCGCCGGGCGTGGTTTCCTTGAACTTGCCGTAGGCCATCAGGCGCTCGAAGCGGCGCTCGCGCAGCGCATCGATGCTCATGCCCTGGAACTGGCGCAGCGAATCGGCCAGCGCACGGCGCAGCAGCGCGGCCATGCCCTTCGGATCGCGATGCGCGCCGCCGAGCGGCTCGTTGACGATCTTGTCGATCAGGCCGAGCGCCTTCAGGCGGTGCGCGGTCAGGCCCAGCGCTTCCGCCGCTTCCGGCGCCTTCGCGGCGCTCTTCCACAGGATGGACGCGCAGCCTTCCGGCGAGATCACCGAGTAGGTCGAGAACTGCAGCATCATCACGGTATCGGCCACCGCGATCGCGAGCGCGCCGCCCGAGCCGCCCTCGCCGATCACCGTCGTGATGATCGGCGTCTTCAGCTCGGCCATCACGTACAAGTTGCGGCCGATCGCCTCCGACTGGCCGCGCTCTTCCGCGCCGATGCCCGGGTACGCGCCCGGCGTGTCGACGAACGTGAAGATCGGCAGCCCGAACTTCTCGGCCAGACGCATCAGGCGTTCGGCCTTGCGATAGCCTTCCGGGCGCGGCATCCCGAAGTTGCGCGCGGCGCGCTCCTTCGTGTCGCGGCCCTTCTGGTGACCGATCACCATGCACGGATGACCGCCGAAGCGTGCGAGACCGCCGACGATCGACAGGTCGTCCGCGAACGCGCGGTCGCCATGCAGCTCGTGAAAATCGGTAAACAGCTCCGCGACGTAATCGAGCGTGTACGGACGCTGCGGATGCCGCGCGATCTGCGAAACCTGCCACGGCGACAGGTTCGCGTAGAGGTCTTTCGTCAGTTGCTGGCTTTTCTTCGACAGCCGCTCGATTTCTTCCGAAATATCGACAGCCGAGTCGTCCTGCACGAATCGCAGCTCTTCGATCTTGGCCTCGAGTTCGGCGATCGGCTGTTCGAAATCCAGAAACGTGGTCTTCATGTGTTCGAATCCTTGGGTCTTGCGGCAGCGCGTATTCTACCCGCGCGGGCGACGCTCAAAACCGGCTCTCAACTATTGATGTTTAAAACCCGATAGCCGGCGCTCAGGCGTCGGCGTCGGGCGCATCGAGGCTGCGCCACATGTACCAGGTCGCGACGGTGCGCCACGGTTCCCAGTTGGCCGCGACCTCGCGCGCCTCGCTGCGCGTGACGGGTTCCCCGCTGAAGTAATTGACGCTGATCGCACGGATCAGGCCCGGGTCGTCGAGCGGCAGCACGTCCGGCCGCGACAGGTTGAAGATCAGGAACATCTCGGCGGTCCAGCGGCTGATGCCGCGGATCTGCGTGAGTTCCGCGATCACGTCCTCATCGTCCATCGACGTCCATTTGTCGACGTGCAGCGCCCCCGACACGAAATGCTGCGCGAGATCGAGGATGTATTCCGTCTTGCGCTTCGACAGCCCGCATGCGATCAGCTTGTCTGCGCCGAGCCGGATCACCGGTTGCGGCGCGAGTTTCGGACAGGCGTCCTCGATGCGCGCCCACAGCGACTGGGCGGACGGCACCGAAATCTGCTGGCCGACGACCGAGCGCGCGAGCGTGACGAACGGGTCGCCGCGCTTCACGAGATGCGCGGGGCCGAACTTCGGAATCAGCTTCTTCAGGATCCGGTCGCGCTTGACGAGGTCCGCGCACGCCTTGTCCCAATAGGCAGGACGCACGACGACCTCCTCGCCGTCCGCTTCGGACACACGTGTCTTGCGGGCCGTGTCGGCGGCCGGCGGCGCGGCCGCGGGCTGCGCATGACCGTTCAGCGCGCCGTTCGGCACGGCGCGCGTCGCGTCCGCCTTCGTCGCCGGTACGCGCTTGGCTGCCGGACGCGCGGCGACCGGGGTCGCGCGCCTCACCGGCGCTTTTCTGGCCGTTGCCATCTTGCCTCCTACCTGACGGATCGGTCAGTGGAACGCACCGCGCTCATACGCGACGCCATTCGGTCGATCCGCCCGGTTTGTCTTCAAGTGCGATGCCGGCGTCGAGCAATTCCGCCCGGATCCGGTCCGCTTCGGCATAGTCCTTCGCTTGCTTCGCCGCGACGCGCGCGGCGATCTTCGCTTCGATCTCGTCGGCAGCGAGCCCGCCCGCCTGCGCGGCGCCCGACGCCTGCTGCAGGAACGCGCGCGGTTCGCGGCCCAGCAGGCCGAGCAGGCCCGCCAGCTGTTTCAGTTGCCGCGCGAGCGACGCATCGCGCGTGCGGTTGACTTCGCCCGCCAGCTCGAACAGCGTCGCCACCGCGACCGGCGTGTTGAAATCGTCGTTCATCGCGGCCGCGAAACGCTGCGCGTGCGGCTCGTTCCAGTCGAGCGCGAGCGTATCGGCGTCGACGTCCTTCAGCGCGGTGTACAGACGCGTGAGCGACGCGCGCGCATCGTCGAGGTGCACGTCGCTGTAATTGAGCGGCGAACGGTAGTGCGTACGCACGATGAAGAAGCGCACGACTTCCGCGTCGTAACGCTCGAGCACTTCGCGGATCGTGAAGAAGTTGCCGAGCGATTTCGACATCTTCTCGTTGTCGACCTGCACGAAGCCGTTGTGCATCCAGTAGTTGACGAACGTCTCGCCGGTCGCGCCCTCGCTCTGCGCGATCTCGTTCTCGTGGTGCGGGAATTGCAGATCCTGCCCGCCGCCGTGGATGTCGAAGTGATTGCCGAGCAGCGTGCAGCCCATCGCCGAGCACTCGATGTGCCAGCCCGGGCGCCCCATCCCGTACTTCGACGCCCACGACGCGCCTTCCGGATCTTCCGGCTTCGCGCGCTTCCACAGCACGAAGTCGAGCGGATCTTCCTTCGCGTCGTTCGCGGCGACGCGCTCGCCCGCGCGCAGATCGTCGAGCGACTTGCCCGACAGCTTCCCGTAGTTCGTGAACTTGCGCACCGAGTAATTGACGTCGCCGTCGGTCGCCTGGTACGCGTAGCCGTTCGTCTCGAGCGTCTCGATCATGCCGAGCATCTGCGGGATGAACTGCGTCGCGCGCGGCTCGATGTCGGGCCGCTGGATGCCGAGCGCGGCTTCGTCCTCGTGCATCGCGCCGATGAAGCGGTCGGTCAGCGACTTGATCGTCTCGCCGTTCTCGACCGCGCGGCGGATGATCTTGTCGTCGATGTCGGTGATGTTGCGCACATACGTGACCCGATAGCCGATCGCACGCAACCAGCGCTGGACGAGGTCGAACACGACCAGCATGCGCGCGTGGCCCACGTGACAATAGTCGTAGACGGTGATCCCGCATACGTACATCCGCACTTCGCCGGACTGGCGCGGCACGAAAACTTGCTTGTCACGCGCGAGCGTGTTGTAGATGCGCAGTGATTCCATAGAGATGAACCGTGAGCCGAAGGAAACCGCCCTGGCGAAGCTCGCCCAGCATGTGAAACGGACGGACCATCTGCCGCGGCGCCAGGCCGCGCGTCCTCGATATCACATGGGGCGGTCAGGCTGCAAGCACAGCGGTGACGGCCACGAGAGGCTGAGAAAGACTGTCTGACGCTCGCCGGAACGCGCAGACGTTTTGTTAGAATGGCTCGGAGTATAACATTCCGATTTACGCCTATGAAACCTCATCGCGGCCGCGCGCCGAGCGCTGCGACCCTCGTTGCGACCACCGTCATGGGCGTCGCGCTGACGCTTTTCGCGGCTCCCGCGGCGCATGCGCAAAAGGCCCCGGCGGTCGCCGACGGCACCCCCGAAATCGACGCGTCGATCGCCGGCAAGCAGTGGAAGCAGGCGCTCGCGCAGCTCGACGCACGCATCGCGTCGAACCCGCACGACGTGCAGGCGCAGTTCAAGCGCGGCACCGTGCTGGCCCGCCTGAACCGCGACGACGACGCGATCCAGCAGTTCGTCGCGATCACGCAGGCGTACCCCGAACTGCCCGAGCCGTACAACAATCTCGCGGCGCTCTACGCGAAGCACGGCCGCTACGACGAAGCGCGCACCGCGCTCGTCACCGCGACGCAATCGAACCCGAGCTACTCGCTCGCGTACGAGAACCTCGGCGATCTGTACCTGCGGCTCGCGGCCGAATCGTACAAGCGCGCGCAATCGCTCGGCCGCACGAGCGGCGCGACCGCGCAACGCCTCGCCGATCTCCAGAAGATCGTGTCGCCGTCGAAAGCCGCGCCGAACGCCCGCGCGACGACGCCGACCACGCGCGACTACACCGATCGCGCCGCCGCGAACGTGAGCACCACCACGCTGCCGATGTCGCCGACGTTCCAGTTCAGCGGTCCGTCGGGCGCACTGGCGGCGCCGTACGTCGCGCCGTCGAAATAAGCGGCGCGGCCTTCCTTCCCCTCCCAACCTGAGGATCGCAATGAAA encodes the following:
- a CDS encoding aspartate kinase, producing MALIVHKYGGTSMGSVERIKNVAKRVAKWHQAGHQMVVVPSAMSGETNRLLGLAKEISSQPSPRELDMIASTGEQVSVGLLSIALQEIGVEAVSYAGWQVPIKTDSAFTKARIHSIDDERVKDDLNAGKVVIITGFQGVDPDGHITTLGRGGSDTSAVAVAAALGAEECLIYTDVDGVYTTDPRVVEEARRLDRVTFEEMLEMASLGSKVLQIRSVEFAGKYQVKTRVLSSLTDPLIALDEEMRSGTLITFEEDETMEKAVISGIAFQRDEARIAVMGVPDKPGIAYQILGPVADANVDVDMIIQNQSVEGKTDFTFTVGRGDYQKAMDILTNQVQGHVSAERVQGDPKVSKVSVVGVGMRSHVGVASKMFRTLSEEGINIQMISTSEIKISVLIDEKYMELAVRALHKVFELDQAS
- the tilS gene encoding tRNA lysidine(34) synthetase TilS → MIPPNEFSADRVVFDAVGVALSGLPPDARIAIAYSGGLDSTVLLDAAVRVAGASRCVALHVHHGLSANADAWVAHAEAQAAQLGVAFESMRVDVPRDSGLGLEATARERRYAALDEMGERHGVAALWLAQHADDQAETVLLQLLRGAGIAGLAAMAPRYRPDGTRIERVRPLLRLLRAQLERYAEQHALAWIDDESNGDTRYARNALRIDVLPALAVHFPGFRDALGRAAQHAAAAQRLLDDLAELDFAVAARDDGRALSRDALVAFDDTRGANLLRFWMRRLGLPGASAARLANMMRQLRAARDAHALRVDHAGQCLRLYRDVVYWEAGDSSEPADDGTGTPQPEAALAWDGQEVWRLPGWRGTFVFAPADAGSADAVPEALLRGARLAVRTRAGGERMRTSPGGPGRTLKNLFQERGVPAWQRDVPLLFAGDRLIYVPRLGVNRDIDVPEDAAPGAPASPAWRRIEWRPDLLIA
- a CDS encoding acetyl-CoA carboxylase carboxyltransferase subunit alpha, with the protein product MKTTFLDFEQPIAELEAKIEELRFVQDDSAVDISEEIERLSKKSQQLTKDLYANLSPWQVSQIARHPQRPYTLDYVAELFTDFHELHGDRAFADDLSIVGGLARFGGHPCMVIGHQKGRDTKERAARNFGMPRPEGYRKAERLMRLAEKFGLPIFTFVDTPGAYPGIGAEERGQSEAIGRNLYVMAELKTPIITTVIGEGGSGGALAIAVADTVMMLQFSTYSVISPEGCASILWKSAAKAPEAAEALGLTAHRLKALGLIDKIVNEPLGGAHRDPKGMAALLRRALADSLRQFQGMSIDALRERRFERLMAYGKFKETTPGA
- a CDS encoding DNA-3-methyladenine glycosylase family protein; protein product: MATARKAPVRRATPVAARPAAKRVPATKADATRAVPNGALNGHAQPAAAPPAADTARKTRVSEADGEEVVVRPAYWDKACADLVKRDRILKKLIPKFGPAHLVKRGDPFVTLARSVVGQQISVPSAQSLWARIEDACPKLAPQPVIRLGADKLIACGLSKRKTEYILDLAQHFVSGALHVDKWTSMDDEDVIAELTQIRGISRWTAEMFLIFNLSRPDVLPLDDPGLIRAISVNYFSGEPVTRSEAREVAANWEPWRTVATWYMWRSLDAPDADA
- the cysS gene encoding cysteine--tRNA ligase, which produces MESLRIYNTLARDKQVFVPRQSGEVRMYVCGITVYDYCHVGHARMLVVFDLVQRWLRAIGYRVTYVRNITDIDDKIIRRAVENGETIKSLTDRFIGAMHEDEAALGIQRPDIEPRATQFIPQMLGMIETLETNGYAYQATDGDVNYSVRKFTNYGKLSGKSLDDLRAGERVAANDAKEDPLDFVLWKRAKPEDPEGASWASKYGMGRPGWHIECSAMGCTLLGNHFDIHGGGQDLQFPHHENEIAQSEGATGETFVNYWMHNGFVQVDNEKMSKSLGNFFTIREVLERYDAEVVRFFIVRTHYRSPLNYSDVHLDDARASLTRLYTALKDVDADTLALDWNEPHAQRFAAAMNDDFNTPVAVATLFELAGEVNRTRDASLARQLKQLAGLLGLLGREPRAFLQQASGAAQAGGLAADEIEAKIAARVAAKQAKDYAEADRIRAELLDAGIALEDKPGGSTEWRRV
- a CDS encoding tetratricopeptide repeat protein, translating into MKPHRGRAPSAATLVATTVMGVALTLFAAPAAHAQKAPAVADGTPEIDASIAGKQWKQALAQLDARIASNPHDVQAQFKRGTVLARLNRDDDAIQQFVAITQAYPELPEPYNNLAALYAKHGRYDEARTALVTATQSNPSYSLAYENLGDLYLRLAAESYKRAQSLGRTSGATAQRLADLQKIVSPSKAAPNARATTPTTRDYTDRAAANVSTTTLPMSPTFQFSGPSGALAAPYVAPSK